The Agromyces sp. G08B096 DNA window CAGGTCGTCGAGGCCGACGAAGTCGCCGTACGTGACCGACTCGCCCTCCCACGTCGAGTCGCCCCGGTTGTGGTAGAGCGTCGGGTCGTTGAGCCATGCCGGGACCTTCAGCGTCTCCTCCCCGGGCTCGAGCACGGGGGTGTACGGGAAGCTCGTGGCGGCGTCGAGCGCCGGGAAGTCGGCACCCGTGTCGGCGTCGGCGTAGTCGGCGGGGTCGAAGGGCGTGCCGCTGGCGTCGCGGTAGGGCTCGGTCGCCTGGTCGATGTACGCGTACTCGCCCTCGGCGTAGTCGATGACGTCGGCCGTGTGGTTCGTGATGATGTCGAAGTAGACCTTGATGCCGCGCTCGTGCGCGTCGGCGATGAGCGCCTCGAGCTCGGCGTTCGTGCCGAGGTGGGGATCGATCTGGGTGAAGTCGGTGACCCAGTAGCCGTGGTAGCCGGCGCTCGCGTTCGCGCCCTCGCCCTGCACCGGACGGTTCTTGAAGCTCGGGGTGAGCCAGATCGCCGTGGTGCCGAGACCCTCGATGTAGTCGAGCTGCGAGCGCAGGCCCGCGAGGTCGCCGCCCTGGTAGAAGCCCTTGTGGGTCGGGTCGAAGCCGGTCGTGAGCGCGTCGCCCTCGAGGCCGCCCGTGTCATTGGCCGGGTCGCCGTTCGCGAACCGGTCGGTCATCACGAAGTAGAACTGCTCGTCGCTGCCGGGCTGGCGCACCGGGTCGGCGGCGAGGGCCGCGTCGGATGCCTCGTCGTAGGCGCCGCGGACGTCGAGGAGCTCGAGGCCCACGCGGTGGGTGGTGTCGTCGAACAGCACGCGCACGCGCGTGTCGCCGGCGACGGTGAGCGGGATGTTGTCGCCGCCGCCGTTCAGGCCGTACGACTCGTCCCAGGTGTCGTTGACGGCGATCTTGTACTCGTAGCTGCCGGCCGGCACCGTGAACTCCGCGGCGTGGATGCCGGGGGTGTCGGTCGCGGCGAGCTCGGTCTCGGCGCACTCGGGCGCCCAGTCGGCCGGGCAGCCGAGCTCGGACTGCAGGCTGCCGACCAGCGCGAAGGTGCGATCCTCCGCCGCGGCCGGAAGGGCCGGGAGCACGACGACCGCGGAGGCCGCGAGCGCTCCCGTCACCATCGCTGCGAACCATCTGCGCGCGCGTGCGCTCTGCGTCATCATCGACTCCCGAGGCTCAAGGGGCACGACCGCGTGCCTCCGACATCGCTCGCGACGCTAGCAGCGGGACGCGGAGGAATGCAAGCGCTTGCAACGCGAGAGCGGCACCGTGACTCGAGCGAGCAGACGCTCACGCCCGCGCGCTGCAAACGCTCTCACGCCCGGCAGGCCTGCCAGACGTACCCGGCTCACGGCCCACCGCTCACGACTTCGGGAGGAGCTGCTTACAGCCCCGAATACGCGTGGAGGCCCTTGAAGAAGAGGTTCACCACGGTGAAGTTGAACAGCACCGTCGAGAAGCCGATGATCGCGAGCCACGCCGACCGGGAGCCGCGCCAGCCCCGCGTCGCGCGGGCGTGGATGTACCCGGCGTAGACCACCCAGATGATGAAGGTCCACACCTCCTTGGTGTCCCAGCCCCAGTACCGGCCCCAGGCCTTCTCGGCCCAGATCGCGCCCGCCATGAGGGTGAACGTCCAGAGGATGAACCCGATGATGTTCACCCGGTACGCGAGGTTCTCGAGCGAGGTCGAGTCGGGCAGGGTGGCGAGGAACGACTGCTTCACGGCCGCAGCGCTCGCGACGAGCGCCTCACGGCGGGCCTGCATGAGCTGCACGACCGAGAGCGCGAAGCCGAGGGCGAAGAAGCCGACGGAGGCGGTGGCCACGAAGACGTGGATCACGAGCCACACCGACTGCAGCGCCGGCGGCAGCGGGGCGACCTCGACGCGGAAGTTCACCGCGGCCACCCCGAGCAGCACGAGCACGAGTCCGGTGACGAACGTGCCGAGGAAGCGGAGGTCCTGCTTGGCCACGAGCAGCACGACGAGGAAGACGGTCGTGACGACGAGCGTGCCCGTCATCGCGAACTCGTACATGTTCGCCCACGGCACGCGGCCGGCGGCGAAGCCGCGGAGCACGGTGGCCGCGAGGTGCAGCGCCCACGCCAGCACCGTCATCGCGACGGCGACGCGGAGCGAGGGCGAACGGCCGTAGTCGACGGATGCCCCGGCGTCGGTCGCCTTCTGCCACCGGGAGCGGGACCGGCCGGGCTCGCCGTCCGCCGCGCCGTCAGCCGCTGACACGCCGGACGGAGTCGCACCGGTGCCCGTCGACGCCGCGCCTCGCGGGCCATACGTGGCCGCGCCCGCCGACACCCCGGCGCCGACCACCGCGGCCTCGACCGCAGCGGGCTGCCCGGCCGAGGCATCCGCCGCCTTCGTCGCCGCCGCGCCGCGGCGCGCGAGGTCGATCGAGTACGCGATGAACGCGATCGCGTACACGGCCAGCGCCGAGTAGAGGCAGAGGACCGAGATCTCGTCGAGCGTGAACGTCACGGGACCACCTTACGTCGTGGGTTTCGGGGATTCATCAGCGGATTCGTCCGCGCGCACCGGGCCAGCGTGCGCGTCGGCGAGGGCGCGCACCGCGGCGTCGAGGCCGGGGTCCTCGCCGCGGGCCAGCCCGGCGTACTCGAGCACGACCCGGCCGTCCGGTCGCGTCGCGGCCTTCACCCAGATGCGGCGGCGCGGCACGAACAGCGAGGTCAAGAGACCCGCGAGGATCGCGATGGCGAAGACGAGCACCCACACCTGCGTCGGGTCGCGGTGGATGTCGAACGACGCGAACCGCTTGACGCTCTCGGAGTAGTCGCCCTCCGCGGCATCCGGCGAGGCGTTCTCGAAGGTGACCGTGCCTCGTCCGTCCGGCAGATCGGCGGTCTCCCCCGGCATGAGCTCGACGGAGTCGACGCCCGTCTGCCCGCCTGTGAGCTGCGTCATCTCCGACGTGTCGAGCGCGTACACCGAGGTGGGCGTGCCGCCGTCGATGCCGAGGTCGCCCTCGTACACGTTGAGCGTGAGCACCGGGTAGACGAGGTCGGGGTACGTCGACGTGTAGGCGCCGGTCTCCAGCGTGCTCTGCGTCGGGTAGAGGAAGCCCACCATGCCGAGCTGCTCGGGCAGGCCGTCGGGCACCTTGACCACGCCGATCGAGGTGAGGTTCGCGTCCTGCGGGAGGAACGGCACCGAGTCGGTGAAGACCACCTCCCCGTCGGGATCGCGCACGGTGATGGTCGGCGCGTACCCGTTGCCGAGCAGGTACACGTCGGTGCCGTGCGTGTGGAGCGGCTCGTTGACCTTGACCGTGCGCTCCTCGGCGCCCTCGCCGTCGCCCTCGCCGTCGACCGTGACCCGCGCGGTGAAGTCGATCGGCTGGCCGATGGCGTTCGCGTTCTGCGTCTCGTACACCGCGTCGAGCCCGTCGAGCGTGAGCCGGTACGGCTCGAGACTCTCGCCGTCGAAGAAGCGTCCGGGGTTGAACGAGTCGAACGCCGCGAGGGTGTTCACGAACGACTGCCCCTCGACGAGCACCCGCTGGCCCGAGAACCCGAACCCGCCGCCGATGCCGACGGCGACGAGGACGCCGAGGAGCGCCGTGTGGAACACGAGGTTGCCGGTCTCCCGCAGGTAGCCGCGTTCCGCGGAGACGGATGCCTCGCCCCGCAGCTCGTACCGCTCGACCCGGTACCCCAGCCCTTTCAGCCGCTTCGCGGCATCCTCGATCGCCGTCGCCGCGTCGGCGCCCGGGGACAGCTCGCGCTCGGTGTACCCGGCGAGCCGGGAGAGCCGGACGGGCGTGCGCGGCGGCCGGGCGCGAAGCGCCTCGAGGTGGTGCTTCGTGCGCGGGATGATGCAGCCGATGAGCGACACGAACAGCAGCAGGTACACCGCGGAGAACCACGCCGACGTGTACACGTCGAACATCTGGAACGAGTCGAGCACCGGCGCGAGGTCGGGGTTGTCCTGGAAGTACTGCGTGACGCCGTTCGGGTCGCTGGAGCGCTGCGGCACGAGCGAGCCGGGCACCGCGGCGATCGCGAGCAGCAGGAGCAGCAGCAGCGCGGTGCGCATGCTCGTGAGCTGCCGCCAGGCGAAGCGCAGCCAGCCGACGAAACCGAGCTTCGGCTGCGCGATGCCGGGTCCGCCGCCGCCCGCGCCGCCGTCGTCGTCGGGGTCGGCGGAGTCGATGTGGTCGCTCGGCCGGAGCGGGTCAGAGGACGAGGTCGATGCCACTCATCACCCCTTGCAGCTGGGTCATCCACGCGGTCCACAGCCCCGACACCATGACGATGCCGATGACGATGAGCAGGCCCCCGCCGATGAGGTTGATGGTGCGGATGTGCCGGCGCAGGAACGCCATCGAGCCGGTCACCCAGCCGAATCCGAACGCGACGAGCAGGAACGGGATGCCGAGCCCGATGCAGTACGCGAGCCCCAGCACGGCGCCGCGCCACGCCGACTCCGCGTTCAGGCTGAGGCTCAGCACCGCGGCAAGCGCCGGGCCGATGCACGGCGTCCAGCCGAGGCCGAAGACGATGCCGAGCAGCGGCGCGCCCGCGAGCCCCGTCGCCGGGCGCCAGCTCGGCTTCAGCTGCCGCTGGAGGAAGGTGAACTGCCCGACGAACACGAGGCCCATGACGATGAGCACCACGCCGAGGACCCGGGTGATCGGATCCTGCCAGGCGCGCAGCCACGCGCCGGCGGCGCCCGCGAGCACCGCGTAGACGAGGAACACGGCGGTGAAGCCCGCCACGAACAGCGCGACGCCGAGCAGCAGCCGGCGCCGGTTGCGACGCTCGACGGATGCCTCGGCCGAAGCATCCGTGAATCCGCCGAGGTAGCCGAGGTATCCGGGCACGAGTGGCAGCACGCAGGGCGACAGGAAGGAGATCAGCCCCGCGGCGAGCGCGATCGGGATCGCCACGACGAGCTGACCGCTGAAGACGAGATCGCCCGGTCCCACGGTCAGGCGCCCTCGGCGACGAGGTCGCCCACGATGGAGGACAGGATCGAGTCATCCTCGATCTGCCCGAGGATGCGCGCGGCGACGCGTCCCTCCTGATCGAGCACGAGAGTCGTCGGCACCGCAGCCGCCGGCACCTTGCCGGCGAACGCGTACTGCACGCGTCCCTCGTCGACGTCGAGGATCGACGGGTAGGTGATGCCGAAGTCCTCCTCGAACGGACGGGCGGTGCCCGCCTGGTCGCGGACGTTGACGCCCACGAAGGTCACGTCGTCGCCGAAGTCCTCGTGCACCTGCTGCAGGATCGGCGCCTCGACGCGGCACGGGGCGCAGCCGGCGTACCAGAAGTTCACGACCGTCACCTCGCCGAGCGAGTCGGCCGAGTCGAAGGTGCCGCCGTCGACCGTGGTCCCCTCGAAGGAGACGGGTTCGCCGCGCTGGTCGGCCGCGAACTCCGCGACCGAGCCGTCGCCGGCGATGTAGTTCTTGCCACTGCCCTCGCGGTACTGCTCCGCGAGCGGGTCGGAGCTGCACCCTGCGAGGAGCAGGACGGCCGCGAGACCGGCCGCCGTCGCCGACGCGAAGCGGGCGCCGATACGCGCGCGACGCTGGGGTCGAGGCATCCGCTGCATGCTCACACCGCCCCCACATCGGTGGCGCGCGCGCCGAGGCCCGCCGCCGGATCGCGATAGCCGACCTCCACGAAGCGGGTCGCGGTCGCGCCGCGCCCGCTCGCGAGCGTGCGGCGTTCGAACGTGGTGATGCTGGACAGCGCGCATCGGCGTCGGCGCGGATCGTGCGCGAGCGACTCGCCCGCGAGACGCCGGTGCACCATCCAGATCGGCAGCTGGTGGCTCACGAGCACCACGTCGCCGCCGTCGGCGGCCTGCCAGGCGTCCTCCATCGCGGCGAGCATGCGCGTGGCGATGTGCCGGAACGGCTCGCCCCAACTCGGCTCCCAGGGGTTCACGAGGAATGCCCAGTTGCGCACGTCGCGGAGCGCCGACCCGCGCCCGCCCATGCGCTTGCCCTCGAACCGGTTCTCGGGCTCGATGAGGCGCTCGTCGACCGAGGCGGTCACGCCGAAGGCCTCCGAGATCGGCTCAGCCGACTGACGGGTCCGCTGCAACGGCGACGCGGCGAGGGCGACGACCGGACGGTTGCGGGCGGCCAGGTCGTCGGCAGCGGCCTGCGCCATCCGGCGACCGAGGTCGGAGAGCCCGAAGCCGTCGAGCCGACCGTAGAGCACGCCCTGGGGGTTGAACACCTCGCCATGGCGCACGAGATGGATCTGCTCGGCCGGCACGGCTTCCAGTCTAGAGAGGCGATTCCTTTGAAACCGCCGAGATCCGGGCCGCGGGTAGGATAGTGCGCTGTGACTTCACGCACCCTCATCTCGGACCTCGCCGCCCTGCCAGACGGCCCCGTCACCGTCGCCGGATGGGTCGAGACCGTCCGCGATCAGAAGAAGGTGCAGTTCGTCATCCTCCGCGACGAGTCCGGCGCCGCCCAGCTGGTGAACCCCGCGACCCGCGAACTCGCCGAGGATGCCCCGGCCGACGGGCCCGGCTCGGCCGCCGCGCTCGAGCTGACCGAGGCGATCTCCGGCCTCTCGCACGGCTCGTTCGTGCGGGTCACCGGCGAGCTGAAGCACGACGAGCGCGTGAAGCTCGGCGGCCTCGAGGTGAAGATCGGCTCGCTCGAGGTCGTCTCGGCCGCGCTCGAGACCCCGATCGCCGCCGACTCGGGGCTCGACAAGCGCATGGACTGGCGATTCCTCGACCTGCGTCAGCCGAAGCAGAACCTCATCTTCCGCGTGCAGACGACCTTCCTGCACGCCCTCCGCGGCGTCTGGGTCGAGAAGGGCCTCATCGAGATCCAGACGCCGAAGCTCATGGCCTCGGCCTCCGAGTCGCGCGCCGAGCTGTTCGAGGTCGAGTACTTCGAAACCAAGGCCTATCTCGCGCAGAGCCCGCAGTTCTTCAAGCAGATGGCGCAGGCCGCGGGCTTCGGCGGCGTGTTCGAGGTCGGCCCCGCGTTCCGCGCCGACCCCTCGTTCACGAGCCGGCATGCGACCGAGTTCACCTCGATCGACACCGAGATCAGTTGGATCGAGTCGCACGAAGACGTCATGGCTCTCCACGAGGAGCTCCTCGTCGCCGGCTTCCAGGCCGTGGCCGACAAGCACGGCGACGAGATCCGCGAGCTCTTCGGCGTCGAGGTCGTCGTGCCCAGCCGTCCGTTCCCGCGCATCCCGCTCGCCGAGGCGAAGCAGATCGTCGCCGACCGCGGCTACGTCGTGCCCCGCGCCGACGCCGACATGGACCCCGAGGGCGAGCGTCGCATCTCGGAGTACGTGAAGGAGGAGCTCGGGCACGAGTTCGTCTTCCTCACCGACTACGCCTCGAGCATCCGGCCGTTCTACCACATGCGCCACGAGGGCGACCCGGGTCTCACCAACTCGTACGACCTCATCTACAACGGCGTCGAGATCTCCACCGGCGCGCAGCGCGAGCACCGCGTCGACGTGCTCGTCGAGCAGGCGAAGGAGAAGGGGCTCGACCCCGAGGAGCTCGGGTTCTACCTCGACTTCTTCCGCTACGGCGTGCCGCCGCACGGCGGGTTCGGCATGGGCCTCGCCCGGGTGCTGATGCTCATGCTGCACGAGCACTCCATCCGCGAGACGACGTACCTCTTCCGCGGCCCCACGCGCCTGCTGCCGTAGGCCGCGCGGGCGGGTGATGTCGCGCAACTCGACCTCACGCGCGAGGAATGACGACGGATCGCGCGACATCACGTGCCGATCGAGCCCGTCCAGCCACGCTCGCGCAGCGCCAGGCGCACCTCCTCGATGCGAGCGACACGCGCCGCACCGCGATGGCGCTTCGTGAAGCGGATCGCGCGCCAGCCCTCGGCCGCGAGCTCGTCATGACGATGGATGTCCCTGGCGTACTGCCGATCGTCGGTGCGGTGTTGATCACCGTCGTACTCCGGCATCACGCGGTACTCGGGGTAGGCGAGATCGGCGATCGCGATCAACCGGCCCGAGGCATCCGTCACCGCGTAATTGACTCGTGGTTCCGGCAGGCCGGCGTCGCGAAGGTCGAGACGGAGGAGCGTCTCCTGGGGTGAATCGGTGTTCGCCCGCAGTAGCGGGAACGCGGCGGCGAGCGCGCGATGTCCGCGGCGACCGGCATGGCGACGGAGCGCACGCCCGAGAGCATCGAGGCTTGAACGAGGCGCGTGCCGACGCAGCAGAGAGTCTCCCGCCACGACCAGCTCCCGCACGGTGACGAGGGTCGCGAGCTGACACCACGCATCCTCGGGCGAAACGATGGGCAGGCCTGCGAGCAGCCCGACCTCCGTGCCGCCGCTCGCGAGCCGGTGACCACGGACTCCTCGACCGCGTGGAATCGCCCGAGGCGCGAAGCCGGCGACGTCGATCTCTTCGACGATCGCTTCCCGCACGCGCCGCGGCAGGACGATTCCATGGAGCGCCGCGGCCGTCGCATGACTGAACACATCGCCCGGCCGCATCGTGACGAGTTTCGCCTGGCACCGCTCGAGGAAGGTCGGCGGCTCCTGGGCGGGCATCCGCACCCCGTGGAACGGACGCGCGAGATCGCGTCCTCGCAGCCTCCCCTCCTTCGCCCCCGCCCGGAGCGCCTCGCCCACGGCGAACGCCCGAGTGCTGAGCTCTGCCGGTAGCGGAGTGGGTGGGCGCACCTCGGCAGTCTCGCCTCGCCCACCTCCACCCGTCGAAGCCCTTCCGGCACCGTCGACGGCTCACCCCGCCGCCGCCCTGTGGAGGGACGCTTCACCGGCGGCGGGCGTCCGCCCGGTGCTGCCCGCGCCTCCCCGGCGCCCCGAGTCCTCCACTCACCCGTCGGCGCACGATGTCGCTCGAACCGTCGTTGAGCACCCCGAATGGCAGCGGTTTGAGCGACATCACTGGATAGGAGGAGCAGGGAAGGCAAGGGGAAGAGGAAGGCGAGGGGAGGCGCGGACGCCGCGTAGGCTCGGAGGGTGACCGAGACGACGCCGATGGTGCGGGTGCCCGCGGGACGGTTCCGCATGGGCTCCGCCGAGTTCTACGCCGACGAGACGCCGGTGCACGAGCGCGAGGTCGCGGCGTTCGAGATCGACATCCACCCGGTGACGACCCGGCAGTTCGCCGCCTTCGTCGAGGACACCGGCTACGTCACCGTCGCCGAGCGTCCGCTCGACCCCGCCGAGTTCCCCGGCGCCGACCCGGCCGACCTCGTGCCCGGCGGCCTGGTCTTCACCCCGACGCCCGGCCCCGTCGACCTGCGCGATTGGCGTCAGTGGTGGCGATGGGGGGCCGGAGCGTCGTGGCGTCGCCCGTTCGGTGCCGACGGGCCCGACGCCCTCGACGAACGCGGCGATCACCCGGTCGTGCAGGTGAGCTTCGAGGATGCCTCCGCCTACGCCGCGTGGGCCGGGAAGCGGCTGCCGACGGAACCCGAGCTCGAGTACGCCGCCCGCGGCGGCCTCGACGGCGCGCGCTTCGCGTGGGGCGATGAGGAACGACCCGACGGCCGCGTCATGGCCAACCGGTGGCAGGGGCACTTCCCGTACGAGACCGACGTGCCCGACGGCTGGGCCGGCACCTCCCCCGTGATGACGTATCCGGCCAATGGCTACGGCCTGTACGACGTCGCCGGCAACGTCTGGGAGTGGACGACCGACTACTACACGCCCCGCCACCTCGTACCGGGTGCCGAAGACGCCGCGGTCGACGCGGGCGCCCGGCCGAATCTGCTCGCCGCCGCGTCGGCCGAGCCCGGCTCGCGGATCCCCCGCCGGGTGCTGAAGGGCGGGTCGCACCTCTGCTCGCCCGAGTACTGCCTCAGGTACCGGCCCGCGGCCCGCTCGCCGCAGTCCGACGACACGGCGACGAGCCACATCGGCTTCCGCTGCGTCCGCGACGCGGCCTGAGCGGCCGTTCAGCCCGAGGTCGCCCCGAGGCATCCATCACGGCATCGGGTGAGGCCGCTCAGCCCGAGGCATCCCGCTCGGCGTCGGCCGGGAAGACGGTCGCCCAGTCGCGGCGGACGCTCACGACCGTGAACCCGTGCTCGGATGCCGCGGCGAGCGCCTGCTCCGCGCCGGCGTCGTAGGGCTGATCGCCGCGGCCGGTGTCGTCGTCGTGGTGGACGAGGAGGCTGAGCGATCGGGGCGCTCCGCCGACGTACGTGAGCATCGGCACGTCGCCGTTGGAGTTCCCGGCCGCGAGGATCGGGCGCCGGCCGATGGCGGTCCAGATGCGGATCGGCTTCTCGGGGCCGTCGTCCATGAAGTCGAAGGCGGTGCCGTAGCGCACCTCGTTCGAGGCCTCGTCGTACTCGAGGCCGACCGCCGACCCGATGACCCGTTCGACGGGGATGCCGTAGTACTCGGCGCTCATCGGCCGCATGAAGTCGCGGTCGCCGCCCGAGACGAGGTAGGTCGTGAAGCCGTGCTGCTCGAGGTGCCGCAGCAGTTCGAGCATCGGCTGGTAGATCGCCTCGCGGTACGGCCGGTGCAGCACGGGATGCCTCGCCTCACGGTAGAAGGCGGCGACCTGCTCCGCGTACCGCTCGACCGATTCGTGCGCCGTCGACCCGAGGATCGCGCCGATCATCTGCTTCAGGTCGGTGTCGTCGCCCGCGTAGTGGCGATCGAGGGCGCCGCCGAGCCAGGCCAGGTCCCCGCTGACGGCCGCGCGGTACGGCTGGCGGTCGGCGAGCGATGGGTCGGCGGAGGCCTGGCGCTTCCAGCCCTCGACGATGAAGTGCAGCTGCACCGGCATGGGCTTCTCGGTCCACAGTGTGCCGTCGTTGTCGAAGACGGCGACGCGCTCGGCCTCGGGCAGCGCGTCGGGGCCCGACGAGACCGACTCCACGAACGCGAGGATCGCGTCGCGGGTCGGCCCGTCGGACCACGACGGAAGCGGGCGGGCTCCGGTCACGTCAGTCGCGGGCCATGGCCGCCGCGAGGTGCGCTTCCAGATCGACGTACGCGTCGTCGGCGATGTCGAACACGACCTTGCGGATCTCACCGTTCACGAACGGGAAGTTCGACCCGGCGTAGTCGGCGGCGACGGCGTCGGCCGAGTCGTACCCGATGCACAGCCCCTCGCCGCAGAGCGAGAAGTGGCCGAGCACCGTGCGGATCTCGGTCTCCGCGACCTGCTGGTCGTCGATGTACAGCTTCAGCGGCCCGATGCCCTCCCGGTAGTCACCCATCCGCTCCTTCGTGAAGTCGACGCCGATGATGTGCGGCCCCGAGGTGGGCGCCGGCGCGGCCACCCGGTAGATCGGCGGGACGCCGAGGAAGTTGTACACGTAGACGATCTGCCCGTCTTTCACGAACAGGGCATGGCCGCCGAACCGGGATCCGTGGGCGAAGATCACGCCCTCGGTCGTGGGCGTGAGGTCGACCTCGGCGAGCACCTTGTACGAGACGCCGTGCGTGTTCGCCGCCGACCGCTCGGGCACCTCCGACGTGCCCGGATAGTACGTGTACTGGCCCGACGGCGGCACCGGGACGTGGAACTCCATCTTGTTGACGAAGAGGTCGAAGTCCTCGGGGTTGGCGATGATCGCGAGGTCGTTCAGCGGCAGCACGAGGTTGCGCTTCGCCTCCGACATCCACAGCTCCTTCAGCTCTTCGAGCTTCTCAGGATGCTCCGCCGCGAGGTCGTGGGCCTCGGCCCGGTCGACGTCGGTGTGGAAGAGCTGCCAGACGTCCTCCTCGTACTTCCCGCGCCCGCTGATCGGACCGTGCTCGGTGACCGCCTTCCAGCCCTCGTGCCAGATGCCGCGGTTGCCGAACATCTCGTAGTACTGCGTCTGCTTCTGCGTGGCACCGTCGGGCTCGGCGTCGAAGCTGTACCGCATCGAGACGCCGTCGAGCGGACGCTGGGTGACGCCGTTGTACTCGTCGGGCAGTTCGACACCGCAGGCATCGAGGATGGTCGCGACGATGTCGGTCGAGTGGTGGTACTGGTTGCGCACTTCGCCGCGCGCCTTCATACCGGCGGGCCACGAGATGACGAGCGGGTCGCAGACCCCGCCCTGGTAGACGTACCGCTTGAACATGCGGTACGGCGTCGAGAACGCTGCAGCCCACCCGGTCGGGTAATGGTTGTAGGTGTCGGGGCTGCCGAGCTTGTCGACGAGGCGGAGGTTCTCCTCGAGCGAGTCGGGGTAGCCGCCGAAGATCTTGCCCTCGTTGACCGAACCGTTCGGGCTGCCCTCACCGGAGGCGCCGTTGTCGGCGGCGTAGATGACGAGCGTGTTCTCCAGCTGCCCGGATTCCTCGAGGTAGTCGATGATGCGGCCGACCTGGGCGTCGGTGTACTCGCTGAAGCCGGCGTACACCTCGGCCATGCGGCAGAACATCGCCTTCTCCTCGTCGCTGAGCTCGGCCCAGGGCCGCACCCGGTCGGTCTCGGAGAACGTGCCCTCCGGCATCGGGTTGAGGGGGGTGAGTTCGGTGCCCTCGGGCAGGATGCCCTTCTCGAGCATGCGCGCGAGCACCCACTCGCGGTACGCCTCGTAGCCGTCGTCGAAGGCGCCCTTGTACTTGTCGATGTACTCCTGCGGCGCGTGGTGCGGCGCGTGGTTCGCGCCGCGGCAGAACCAGAGGTACCAGGGCTTGTCGGGCTCGGTCTGCTTGACGTCGCGGATCATCTTCAGCGCCTGATCGGCGAGGTCCTTGGAGAGGTGGTAGCCCTCTTCAGGGGTGTAGGGCTGCTCGATGTAGTGGTTGTCCTCGGCGAGCGACGGGTACCAGTTGTTCGTCTCGCCGCCGATGAACCCGTAGAAGCGGTCGTAGCCCTGCGCGAGCGGCCAGTTCTTCTTGGACGCACCGGCCGTCCATTCGTCGATCGGCACGTTGTGGTTCTTTCCGACCCAGAACGTCGCCCATCCGGCGTCGCGGAGCAGGTGCGCCATCGGCACGTTCTCCGGCGGGATGTGCGAGTTGTAAC harbors:
- a CDS encoding HAD family hydrolase — protein: MTGARPLPSWSDGPTRDAILAFVESVSSGPDALPEAERVAVFDNDGTLWTEKPMPVQLHFIVEGWKRQASADPSLADRQPYRAAVSGDLAWLGGALDRHYAGDDTDLKQMIGAILGSTAHESVERYAEQVAAFYREARHPVLHRPYREAIYQPMLELLRHLEQHGFTTYLVSGGDRDFMRPMSAEYYGIPVERVIGSAVGLEYDEASNEVRYGTAFDFMDDGPEKPIRIWTAIGRRPILAAGNSNGDVPMLTYVGGAPRSLSLLVHHDDDTGRGDQPYDAGAEQALAAASEHGFTVVSVRRDWATVFPADAERDASG
- a CDS encoding arylsulfatase, whose amino-acid sequence is MAREFQGKIELDVRDSVGDWEAFLPDTAPEGAPNVLVVLYDDTGQAAWSPYGGRINMPTMERLAADGLTYTQWHTTALCSPTRSTFLTGRNHHSNGFATISESSTGFRGYNSHIPPENVPMAHLLRDAGWATFWVGKNHNVPIDEWTAGASKKNWPLAQGYDRFYGFIGGETNNWYPSLAEDNHYIEQPYTPEEGYHLSKDLADQALKMIRDVKQTEPDKPWYLWFCRGANHAPHHAPQEYIDKYKGAFDDGYEAYREWVLARMLEKGILPEGTELTPLNPMPEGTFSETDRVRPWAELSDEEKAMFCRMAEVYAGFSEYTDAQVGRIIDYLEESGQLENTLVIYAADNGASGEGSPNGSVNEGKIFGGYPDSLEENLRLVDKLGSPDTYNHYPTGWAAAFSTPYRMFKRYVYQGGVCDPLVISWPAGMKARGEVRNQYHHSTDIVATILDACGVELPDEYNGVTQRPLDGVSMRYSFDAEPDGATQKQTQYYEMFGNRGIWHEGWKAVTEHGPISGRGKYEEDVWQLFHTDVDRAEAHDLAAEHPEKLEELKELWMSEAKRNLVLPLNDLAIIANPEDFDLFVNKMEFHVPVPPSGQYTYYPGTSEVPERSAANTHGVSYKVLAEVDLTPTTEGVIFAHGSRFGGHALFVKDGQIVYVYNFLGVPPIYRVAAPAPTSGPHIIGVDFTKERMGDYREGIGPLKLYIDDQQVAETEIRTVLGHFSLCGEGLCIGYDSADAVAADYAGSNFPFVNGEIRKVVFDIADDAYVDLEAHLAAAMARD